Sequence from the Deltaproteobacteria bacterium genome:
ACATGGTCATAAGATGTCAAGAAAAAAGAGATCGAGAATTCCTCATAAGACAGGAGCTTGAGAAGCGCTGTCCTGCCGGCAAGGGTTTGGCTGATGGTGTTCATCACTTCAAACTGTTTGCTGCCGGTCAGAATAAATCGCTCCGGACTCTTTTCTGCGTCAACGATGTCCTGAATATA
This genomic interval carries:
- a CDS encoding AAA family ATPase, translating into MLSNGAILDEIQRAPEIPSYIQDIVDAEKSPERFILTGSKQFEVMNTISQTLAGRTALLKLLSYEEFSISFFLTSYDHVVIIASHENAAPRHPGPIHLSQSPGGKKEPDHRNGYP